Part of the Brevibacillus brevis genome is shown below.
TTTCCCCTTCTTGACCGCCTGTTTTTTGCTGGGCTCCGTCGACAGCGATGCTTTTTTCAAAGGGAAGTCATACGCTAACGAAGAAGAGCAGCGAAAGGAGTGTGGGGGAGGGATGGATTCCCTTTCGTTCTATGAAAAGCGAATGTATTCGCAAAACGGAGAGGACGGGATCATCGAGGAGCTGTTTGCCCGCATCGGGACAACCAATCGGCTATGCGTCGAATTCGGAGTTTCGGATGGCTTGCAGTGCATGTCCCGCCATCTACTCGTACATCATGGCTGGTCGGGCTTGCTGATCGAAGCGGATCCCGACTGCTTTTGCCGATTGGCGCTGCATTTCGGTCAAGCTCCCGGTGTGAAACTTTGCCATTCTCGCGTGACGAAAGAAAACATCGCTACTCTCTTTCGTGAAAACGGCGTTCCTGACGAGTTTGACTTCCTGTCAATCGATATAGACGGCAACGATTATTGGGTCTGGCAAGCGTTGCACGAGTGGAAGCCGCGGGTCATCGTCATCGAATACAACGCTTCGTTTCCTCCGCCGCAAAAAATGGTCATTGCGTACGACCCCGATTTCAGATGGGACGGGACTTCCCATTTCGGCGCGAGTCTCAGTTCTTTGGCAGAATTGGGAAAGCGGCTGGGCTATGCCTTGATCGGTACGGACACATGCGGGGTAAACGCCTTTTTTCTGCGCCGTGACCTGCTGGAAGTCAGCAGATTTGCCGAATTGACTCCCGAGCAGGCTTATCACGCTCCCGCTTACGGCCCCGACGGGGGAGGGCACCCCAGAAGAAACGGACCTTATTTGGACATCTAGACCGGGTGAGGTTCCAATTGGCACCAACTTTCGGCCATCACAATATACAGTGGAGAGAGCGGTTTTTGATGCCTAGCAAGGGGGTGGATCGATCGTGAAGACAGCTTTCCTGACGGGGATCACGGGTCAAGACGGAGCCTATTTGGCGAAATGGCTGCTGGAAAAAGGGTACCGGGTAGTCGGACTGGTCCCCCGGCGCAGCACGGTGGACCGATGGCGGTTGGAGTACTTGAACATTGCGGACGACGTGGAGTACAGGGAAGGTGACCTCTTGGACGTATCCTCGCTGACTCGCGCGATCAAGGCGTGCAAGCCTGACGAGGTCTATCACTTGGCGGCGCAGAGCTTTGTCGGCTCCTCGTGGGAGCAGCCGATTTTGACCGCCCAAGTGACGGGGCTGGGCGTCCTCCACGTGCTGGAGGCCATTCGCGAGACAGATCCCGGAATCAAGATGTACCAGGCTTCTTCGAGCGAGCTGTACGGCTTGATTCAGGAGCCGCGGCAGACGGAGGAGACGCCGTTTTATCCGCGGAGCCCGTATGCCGTCTCCAAGCTGTTCGGCTACTGGATGACGAAAAATTACCGGGAGAGCTTTCGGATGTACTGCTGCAACGGCATCCTGTTCAACCACGAGTCGCCCTTGCGCGGGTTGGAGTTCGTGACGAGAAAGGTGACGCACGCCGTCGCCCGGATCGCCGCCAACCAGCAAAAGGAGCTTCGGCTGGGCAATATCCACGCCAAGCGCGACTGGGGATTCGCGGGGGATTACGTAGAGGCGATGTGGCTGATGCTCCAAGCGGAAAAGCCGGACGACTTCGTGATTGCCACAGGCAAGACGACCACGGTCGAGGAGATGTGCAGGATCGCCTTCGACTACGTC
Proteins encoded:
- the gmd gene encoding GDP-mannose 4,6-dehydratase, encoding MKTAFLTGITGQDGAYLAKWLLEKGYRVVGLVPRRSTVDRWRLEYLNIADDVEYREGDLLDVSSLTRAIKACKPDEVYHLAAQSFVGSSWEQPILTAQVTGLGVLHVLEAIRETDPGIKMYQASSSELYGLIQEPRQTEETPFYPRSPYAVSKLFGYWMTKNYRESFRMYCCNGILFNHESPLRGLEFVTRKVTHAVARIAANQQKELRLGNIHAKRDWGFAGDYVEAMWLMLQAEKPDDFVIATGKTTTVEEMCRIAFDYVGLNYQDYVVIDPQLYRPAEVDVLLGNPEKAKRELGWEPKTKLEQLIHMMVEADLQRVAKA